A DNA window from Xiphias gladius isolate SHS-SW01 ecotype Sanya breed wild chromosome 3, ASM1685928v1, whole genome shotgun sequence contains the following coding sequences:
- the syngr1a gene encoding synaptogyrin-1a isoform X2: MDGFQAYGAGKAGGAFDPLTFIRQPQTVFFSIVILGCVANEGYVNRPEEVEEYCIFNRNQNACNYAVAMGTLCFLCSAAFMALDVYFPQISGVKDRKKAVMADIGVSALWSLVWFVGFCFLANQWQVSKEEDNPLNEGADAARAAIVFSFFSVFTWGGLTLLSLERLKRVSFEEEYNKLFSPPLA, translated from the exons ATGGATGGCTTCCAGGCGTATGGGGCGGGGAAGGCGGGCGGGGCTTTTGACCCACTGACCTTCATCAGACAACCTCAGACTGTG TTCTTCTCCATCGTGATCCTGGGCTGCGTCGCTAACGAAGGTTACGTTAACCGacctgaggaggtggaggagtaCTGCATCTTCAACCGCAACCAGAATGCCTGCAACTACGCCGTTGCTATGGGAACACTGTGCTTTCTCTGCAGTGCTGCTTTCATGGCGCTGGACGTTTATTTCCCTCAGATCAGCGGCGTGAAGGACAGGAAGAAGGCTGTCATGGCCGACATTGGAGTTTCAG ctctctggtCTCTGGTCTGGTTCGTGGGTTTCTGTTTTCTGGCAAATCAGTGGCAGGTTTCTAAGGAAGAAGACAACCCTCTGAATGAAGGAGCTGATGCCGCCCGAGCAGCCattgttttctccttcttctctgtcttcacCTGG GGAGGTCTCACTCTTCTGTCATTGGAGCGTCTGAAGAGAGTGTCGTTTGAAGAGGAATACAACAAACTGTTCAGCCCTCCACTCgcctga
- the syngr1a gene encoding synaptogyrin-1a isoform X1, producing MDGFQAYGAGKAGGAFDPLTFIRQPQTVVRILCWFFSIVILGCVANEGYVNRPEEVEEYCIFNRNQNACNYAVAMGTLCFLCSAAFMALDVYFPQISGVKDRKKAVMADIGVSALWSLVWFVGFCFLANQWQVSKEEDNPLNEGADAARAAIVFSFFSVFTWGGLTLLSLERLKRVSFEEEYNKLFSPPLA from the exons ATGGATGGCTTCCAGGCGTATGGGGCGGGGAAGGCGGGCGGGGCTTTTGACCCACTGACCTTCATCAGACAACCTCAGACTGTGGTGAGGATCCTCTGCTGG TTCTTCTCCATCGTGATCCTGGGCTGCGTCGCTAACGAAGGTTACGTTAACCGacctgaggaggtggaggagtaCTGCATCTTCAACCGCAACCAGAATGCCTGCAACTACGCCGTTGCTATGGGAACACTGTGCTTTCTCTGCAGTGCTGCTTTCATGGCGCTGGACGTTTATTTCCCTCAGATCAGCGGCGTGAAGGACAGGAAGAAGGCTGTCATGGCCGACATTGGAGTTTCAG ctctctggtCTCTGGTCTGGTTCGTGGGTTTCTGTTTTCTGGCAAATCAGTGGCAGGTTTCTAAGGAAGAAGACAACCCTCTGAATGAAGGAGCTGATGCCGCCCGAGCAGCCattgttttctccttcttctctgtcttcacCTGG GGAGGTCTCACTCTTCTGTCATTGGAGCGTCTGAAGAGAGTGTCGTTTGAAGAGGAATACAACAAACTGTTCAGCCCTCCACTCgcctga
- the itga2b gene encoding integrin alpha-IIb yields MCVFKCVCMLLCVCVSECVYLNLLDEAMMFSGPTGSLFGFSVDFHTINNRSFILIGAPKGNTSQSGVMEGGGVFLCPMSPGGGTCDIINLDLKGDEEYSSSDLFCHTFKSQQWFGASVRSVSSTHLLACAPLFHWNVQRGGAESGKTPVGNCLLLDHRTGRSTFFSPCRGTMIEADYRHMNNRNDQRYCEVGFSVDITKEGRLVLGAPGSFYFQGQIFTVGVSDIISSWQSDNPIQFVGGISQSDERGGYDLYHGYSVASGLLTGDSIPDYVVGVPNDRNTAGTVKIYDGRSSRSLSVYHVFQGAQVASYFGHSVAVADINSDGLDDVLIGAPLYMDRVMEQLQERGQVVVYLQRRHSSFASKPDQSLIGFSLYGRFGSALAVLGDLDMDGYHDVAVGAPWSGNDGRGQVFIYLGNSNGLSATPSQVIDSPLPSSRTAFGFTLRGGADIDGNGYPDLLVGAWAADRAFAYRSRVVIRSRISLALLPDFLNPDVKLCHQENTPVPCFVIQICVYVYGHRIPQETALGLELQLDKMKQPMARRTLLLSTNQPQEMIKLMVQREVGVACVNQTAYLRSEEEVRDKLSPIFITTNISLLNTTQHALLHGQTHAAAQTRIILDCGDDNICVPDLKLSAEPVSDSVLVGEDQSVLLSVSAENNGEGAYETELVVQVPEHTHFQSSKGVNRLVCVQRKETQTIVVICDLGNPMRQGHTLQTGLLFSVGRLDEVESHITFNLRIRSKNSVNTSSNKVTVKVQVRAEATLEIRGGSSPPEVVLSLPGWQPAMHPGSLEEAGPLVEHVYELRNQGPSAVNARLTVDFPSTWRHHFLLYIFSNASEESLSCWTPNASQIDPLKLVGNSSSVSVVSPLIQQEETNSNRQTINVNCSSIETGCVRFVCDVMVLGRGFSAVVRISARLWTPTLIQTPYMNYELVSSASYDVINASSKVQPMLLPSGHTQTQVNVIWRSPDGEKDVPIGYIVLSIISGLLLLGLLCFIFWKLGFFQRTRPPTDDDESDYEEQQLAEESHMTE; encoded by the exons atgtgtgtgttcaagtgtgtgtgcatgctgctgtgtgtgtgtgtgagtgagtgtgtgtatctgaacCTGCTGGATGAGGCTATGATGTTCAGCGGACCGACAGGAAGTCTGTTTGGATTCTCTGTTGACTTTCACACCATCAACAACAG GTCCTTTATCTTGATTGGAGCTCCCAAAGGCAACACCAGCCAATCAGGggtgatggagggagggggggtatTCCTCTGCCCTATGTCACCTGGAGGCGGGACCTGTGACATAATCAACCTTGATCTGAAAG GTGATGAGGAATACAGCAGCTCTGATCTGTTCTGTCACACCTTTAAGAGTCAGCAGTGGTTTGGAGCTTCAGTTCGATCAGTCAGCAGCACACACTTACTG GCGTGTGCTCCACTCTTTCATTGGAATGTTCAGAGGGGAGGGGCGGAGTCAGGGAAAACACCTGTGGGGAACTGCCTCCTATTGGACCACAGGACAGGAAGATCCACCTTCTTCTCCCCCTGCAGAGGAACCATGATCGAGGCTGACTACAGACACATGAACAACA GAAATGACCAACGCTACTGTGAGGTTGGCTTCAGTGTTGATATCACTAAG GAGGGTCGGCTGGTGCTGGGAGCTCCAGGGAGCTTCTATTTCCAGG gTCAGATCTTCACAGTGGGTGTGAGTGACATCATCAGCAGTTGGCAGAGTGACAATCCCATCCAGTTTGTGGGAGGCATCAGTCAATCAGATGAGAGAGGAGGTTATGACCTTTACCATG gtTACTCTGTGGCCAGTGGTCTGCTGACTGGAGACTCCATACCAg ATTATGTGGTCGGTGTTCCcaatgacagaaacacagcaggaaCA GTGAAGATCTATGACGGGAGGAGCAGTAGATCATTGAGTGTTTACCATGTTTTCCAGGGAGCTCAG GTGGCGTCATACTTTGGACACAGTGTGGCTGTGGCTGACATCAACAGTGATGG tttagATGATGTACTGATCGGAGCACCACTCTACATGGACCGGGTGatggagcagctgcaggagagAGGACAG GTGGTTGTGTACCTGCAGAGAAGACACTCCTCCTTTGCCTCCAAACCTGACCAATCACTGATTGGCTTCTCCTTGTACGGGCGGTTCGGCTCCGCTCTTGCTGTGCTGGGTGACCTGGACATGGACGGTTACCACG ATGTAGCTGTAGGGGCTCCCTGGTCAGGCAACGATGGGCGTGGCCAGGTGTTTATTTATCTGGGCAACAGTAATGGTCTGTCAGCCACGCCCTCTCAGGTGATTGACAGCCCGTTGCCTAGCAGCAGGACGGCGTTTGGCTTTACTCTGAGGGGAGGGGCTGACATTGACGGGAATGGATACCCAG ACCTACTGGTTGGAGCATGGGCTGCAGACCGAGCTTTTGCCTACAG aTCCCGGGTAGTGATCCGCTCCAGAATTTCTCTCGCTCTACTTCCGGACTTCCTGAATCCAGATGTCAAACTGTGTCATCAAGAAAACACACCTGTGCCCTG ttttgttATCCAgatatgtgtctatgtgtatggTCACAGAATCCCACAGGAGACAG CACTGGGGCTGGAACTACAGCTGGACAAGATGAAGCAGCCAATGGCACGACGGACACTGCTGTTGTCGACCAATCAGCCACAGGAGATGATAAAGCTGATGGTTCAGAGGGAGGTGGGCGTGGCCTGTGTGAATCAGACCGCCTACCTTAGG tctGAAGAGGAGGTCCGGGATAAATTGAGTCCGATATTCATCACTACCAACATCAGCCTCCTCAACACTACCCAGCATGCTTTGCTTCATGGACAGACACACGCTGCTGCACAG accAGGATCATTCTGGACTGTGGAGACGACAACATCTGTGTTCCTGACCTGAAGCTGAGCGCTGAGCC TGTGTCAGACAGTGTGTTGGTCGGTGAGGATCAGTCAGTGTTGTTGTCGGTGTCGGCAGAAAACAATGGTGAGGGAGCATACGAGACTGAGCTGGTGGTCCAAGttcctgaacacacacacttccagaGCAGCAAG GGTGTAAACAGACTGGTGTGTGTTCAGAGGAAGGAGACTCAGACCATCGTTGTGATCTGTGACCTCGGCAACCCCATGAGACAAGGacacaca CTGCAGACAGGTCTTCTGTTCAGTGTCGGTCGTCTCGACGAGGTGGAGAGTCATATCACCTTCAACCTCAGAATCAGGAG taAGAACTCGGTGAACACGAGCAGTAACAAGGTCACAGTGAAGGTTCAGGTGAGAGCTGAGGCGACGCTGGAGATCAGAGG TGGCTCATCCCCTCCAGAAGTTGTCCTGTCCCTCCCTGGCTGGCAGCCTGCAATGCATCCTGGGAGTTTAGAGGAAGCGGGTCCACTGGTGGAGCATGTTTATGAG TTGAGGAACCAAGGCCCGAGTGCAGTCAACGCCCGGCTGACGGTGGACTTCCCCTCCACCTGGCGACATCACTTCCTACTCTACATCTTCTCCAACGCCTCTGAAGAGTCACTGAGCTGCTGGACCCCGAATGCATCGCAGATAGACCCCTTAAAG ctggTTGGTAATTCCTCCAGTGTGTCTGTAGTTTCTCCGTTGATCCAGCAGGAGGAGACAAACTCAAACAGACAAACTATCAATGTG aactGCAGCAGCATCGAGACGGGGTGTGtcaggtttgtgtgtgatgtcatGGTGTTGGGGCGGGGCTTCAGTGCTGTCGTCAGAATCTCAGCCCGACTGTGGACACCAACACTAATACAG acTCCGTACATGAACTATGAGCTTGTTTCCTCTGCCTCCTATGATGTCATCAATGCATCATCAAAAGTCCAACCAATGCTGCTGCCGAGTGGACACACACAG actcAGGTCAATGTGATATGGCGTTCACctgatggagaaaaagatgtTCCAATTGGTTACATCGTCCTGTCAATAATCTCTGGACTCCTTCTCCTGGGCCTGCTCTGTTTCATCTTCTGGAAG ctggGTTTCTTTCAGCGAACTCGCCCCCccactgatgatgatgagagtgattatgaagagcagcagctggctGAGGAGAGTCACATGActgaataa